The Coffea arabica cultivar ET-39 chromosome 10e, Coffea Arabica ET-39 HiFi, whole genome shotgun sequence region CACCTCTAACTCAATCTACTAGATTTTGAAGTCGTGTCCTACTTATTAATAGGTTGACACGATCCAACTTGCTTAACTCGTTGATAGGGCGTAAAATGTAGTGCATTTATATGTATAAGTTGTTAGTTAACTATGTTATTTGAACTTTATCTTGAGTAGAAACTAGTTAATTTTGTTCTTATATGGTTCTGATAGGTGAATAGTTCAATTGgagagaaaataaataaaaaacatgATGCAAAGAAGTaatggaagaagaagaatttaAGAGAAAGAGATTTGACAGAATTGACATATTTCAGTATTTTGGTGATAAGTTGAGTTACTAAAATCATATTGAGACGATTCttgatttattttaaatttgagaGAATTATCTACAATTCTTATGAGACATTAGAATCCACTTCTCATGTTTTCATAgtaaaaaatccaaataattgAAGCATATTTGCAGTGCAATGTACCTTTGACCAGTTCTAGTATTTTAGGTATATCTCAGTGTCCCGACTCCAAATGACGTGATTTTTATGGcattgaaaaattaattcaaaggattttaactttcatgttttgtacaagaGCTGATTTGTCCTTATTGATGGAGATTTTGGGCTTCAAATATGATCCACATGCGGATCCATGACCGGCACCAACCATCAATTTGGACTTCACGTCGGACTTCTTCAGattcttttatattttgatcTTGGCCCAATGACTGGTACTAGACATTGGGACGACACTACATATTTCAGTATTTTGGTGATAAGTTGAGTTCCCACAATCGAATTGAGatgattattaatttattttgaagTTAAGATAATAATCTACAATTCTTATGGGACATTAGAGCCAATTTCTCATGTTTTCATAGTAAAAAATCCAAATTACTAAAGTATATTTATGCTGCGATGTTCTTCCAACCAGTTCTCAGTATTTTAGGTGTATCTCGGCGTCTAGACCTCTAAATGACTTGATTCTTGTGGCATTGGAAAGTTAATTCAAAGAGTtcactttcatgttttgtgcaaaAGTTGATTCGATCTTATTGATGGAGTTTTTGGGCTTCAAATATGATCCAAATGTGGATGCTTGAAGATCCACAAGTGGATCCATGACCGGCGCCGATCatcaattttggatttcatGTCGGACTTCTTCAgttcttttgtattttgagtttgGCTCAATGGCCGGCGCCGGACATTGTTAGGACATTGGGCCGACACTACATGTTTTAGTATTTTGGTGATAAGTTGAGTTATCAaaattggattgagatgattcttgatttattttaaaattaagaGAATTATCTACAATTCTTATGAGATATTAGAGTCTACTTCTCATGTTTTCAtagtaaaaaattcaaattactAAAGTATATTTGTGCTGCAATGTTCTTCCAACCAGTTCTCAATATTTTAGGTGTATCTTAATGTCCAAGCCTCCAAAtgacttgattcttgggcattGGAAAGTTAATTTAAAGgattacaactttcatgttttatacaagAACTGATTCGTCCTTATTGATGGATGTTTTGGGCTTCAAATATGATCTATACGCATTTCCTTGGAGATCTGCGAGCAGATCCATGATGAGCACCGATCATAAATTTGGACTTCACGTCGGATTTCTTTGGATTCATTTGTATTTTGAACTTGGCCCAACGACCGGTGTCGGGTATTAGGCTGGTCATTGGGTTGGACATTGTCAAAAAAATGTGCGAAAACATAATTTTTCAACTCCAATAAAACCTATTCCTACCTTGTTTAGTATACATCTTCGAGAAACTATATCTTCATGAATCCGATTAATTTAGCAACCAAGTACCCCATCCCCTTCCCCATTTCTTATTTCCGACAACTCTCGctctcaaaataaaaaatgtaatttaaaaaaataaagcaacTTGGATCGCTGACTAAAGGTGTTGAACACATCCATTTgaaaataatgcatttcaaaacTATCATTGATTGAAAAACTTCATGTGAAATCGTGTGCTTTGGAGGCTTAAGTGGCTGACACGAACATACGAGTAATCATGCATAGCATGAGACTTGACAGAAACAGGAGATGGAAGAGTTCTTTACTACAAAAGGCATCGTTCCAGCTTGATACAGACGTTTAGAAATGATCGATAACAGCTTGATCCATATTTTCTTTGAAGTCAAATGCAAGGTACCTTATAAAAGGAACTCAGATGCCATTCCAGTTGCTTGATGCTCAGTTACCCTCCCAACAATTTCGTTGCTTTTCAACTAAATGTACATTTACTTGTCATGAATATAAGAGCCCATCAAATTTATAcgcacttgtgaattttcaccaCTAAACGGACAAAGTGTGGATTGTAACACATAAAGCTGTGAGTTACCTATTCGCAAATAGAATGGGATTGTTTTGATTAGGTATTTGCTTTTGGAACTCGGAATATGTTCTGCATAggcaaaacaagaaaaggtggggtttctctttttctgcttttcaCACAAGTGCTAGAGCAAATACACATGTTTAACGTATAAAACTAAGCAGAAGATTTTACTTTCGTGCCTAACATGGGCCATAATAAAAATACACGCGCTATCCTCTTTGCCCATAGCAGCAAGGTCCCTGATACGAGTAAGAAAGAAAGGGGGGAGAGATATTTTCCCAATCCCCAGTTGTTTGTCCGCCATAATCCTACGTGGCCTACAATAAGACCAGTTAAAGCAATCGATGGCCGCGACCGGATAAGAAATCGATAAGGCACAGAGCTTGACAACCCTCAGATGGattcatcaatcaatccaaCGGACACAGATCCCCATGAGAGATAATCCCTTGCACCCCAAAATCTATTTCTCCACCAGCAATTGCGTTTGCGGGCTCTATATGTTACGGAACTTATGTACCATCTAGAATTCTAGATAAGGTTCTATCAAACTAAATTTTGTTTTTAGGGCCAATAGTTCATTACTTTACGTTAATTTTTTGTTGGAAACGAAAATTAACCGGTAGAATGGCCATATCCTGATGCGTGATGCCTTTCCTGATGCACAATGACTTTTCAATCAAATACATATTAATCATTAGATTCCCACAAAGGGCATTTAAGTGCCTATAAATACAAGGAGTCTGTTTTGTTATTTCATGTGCTAAACTCAGACAGTCGCAACCAATTACAAAAATCTATTGCCAGTCTTGCTCGCGTGCTAAGGAAAAAATGGCCGCCGTCGGAGCCAACTACAACATCAACATTTCTGAAATCACAGCCAACAGTAATATTCTATACATATTCTTTACAAATTCACGCATTAGATTTATAGTTCGCTTGCATTGCATGTTTATATTCCTTTTAAATAAaagagtggtttaattttcatGCTGTTTGGATTAAAACGGGCTTTGTTTCCTTGATGGAAATTAGTGAAAGCGGAGGGAGTCCAGTCCCCTGAGATGGAAGCTATGGTGAAGGCACTTTCAGACGACACGATATGGAAAACAATCGAGGGATTCAAGGGCAAGGACATGAGCACTCAGGAGAAAATGATTGTATGACTAGCTagacctatttttttttttactaaactACACCAAATAATTGATATGCCTctattagtattttttttttttttttggaatgctTACAATTAAATTCGCACATGCATATCAGTTTTTAATTGATTCGTTAGCAGCAGGCAATTTGTTTTCCAATGCTGATTCTGCAAGTTCTTAATTTTCATACATTTGAGTACCGAAAAAGTGCCATATAAACTTTGCATTCTGCATTGACTggttttaacaattttttttaaaaaaaaaaaattcatacacaGTAGCTATAGTGTGGAATTCTTTATTTGAATACAAAAATGATTGAATTTTGAGGCCATAATAGGACCTTACAAAAAGCTTGTAtggaaacttttgaaaaagtACAAGGAGTTGCAATTGAAAGTAGTTTAGTTTGTACATTCTTAAATTGCTTATGcaatttattactattattttcttaaattgtaatGTAGTTTCATATTAATTGGTTGAATTTAGTTTTCTGGCTGTTTGTTTGAAAAGAAATCCAATTAACTTTGTAATCTCAAAAActcttttttgtgttttttcttttttaactaaATAAGAAATGTTTGGGGTTTACACTTTACAGAACAACATGATGGCCAGTGGTGGTCTAGCTCAACTCGGCATTCCTGTTCCAGAGCCAGTGAACCCAGCTGACCCTCACGTGATCACGAGCGCAAAATTTGCAGTGGAAAAGCAAAACGAGAATGCCGGGACAAGCCTGGTTTTCATCCAAGTGAATGTAGGCCTGCAGTGGAAAATTGTTATTGGCACTCTCTATACCCTTGTCCTTACAACTCAGGATTCTAAGGGCACATATACCGATTATGCAGTGTTTCTTGAGACCTTTTTGGGTCAGAAGTACCTCTTCTGGTATAAGCATTAATCAAGCATTACTGGAGTATTGCCACTGGGCCTTTGGTCCGGTGGTGTGTGGGAGGTCAAGGGTTCGACTCTTATCTTCTACCAAAAAATTGTCACAATATGTGACGACCTTAATTTGTCATTTTCGATGGAATCTTTACTTACATCGAGTCCTCCTCCCCTTCCCCCTATATTAGATTAGATTGGGTTATAGAAATTCTATCattgcgacaaaaaaaaaaaaaagcattactACCCTGATCAATTGAGGATGACTAATGTACTCTATTAAGTACTTTTAATTATGTGGTGTCTATGCTGTGCTTTGATTATATGCACGCATGGATGTTTTAAACGATGGATGCACTTCTGACATGCAAGCAATGATGGTCCGTTATATTTAAACTGTAACAAAAGGAATTGATAGATCTTCGTAGCAGTGCTGTCAATTGAGCTTAATAAGTTGAACTTTAACGAGTTTAAACTCGATTCAcaagataaataaaatttttgaacttttgaGCTTTTGAATTTGGGTCAAAGTGGGAAACTCAACTTACATTTTTACGCTAGTTTTCAGCTCAAATTGGACTTAGTCCAAGCTTCTAAGTAAATACATATTTAATTATGATATATGCTTAACAATGCTAAATTATCatacatttatatttaaattattaatattttatgtTATAATAGATTGCATCATACTACACACAGGGTGGACCTTAATCACGTCTGAACAAAACAAAGCCCAGGTGGTGTGGCTTCAGATCCAAGTTCAACTAAGGGCAAACgggctttttttttgggtcaagcAGGCCATATTTGAGCTACTGCAATCCTATTGGCAGTCCTACATTTATGTACCATTGGATCATGGTAAAACTTATCTCCTACCATATGTTTTGTTTGATTATCATGAGATTAAATACAATACACAAATCGTTCAAGCaatcaagaagaaaaacaaaatcttGTGGTCAATACTAATGGAAAATATATGTTGAACTCATTCACCATTCGGTTTTCTAACCGTGAATAGTGATTAAAAACTCTTGAAATTTAAGTACGGGTTTTTCTTACGAGTGTTCATTGACACTCGTTAACACAACTAATATTCATTATCATATATATGCatgtactaataattattaGCCTTCCTTACATTTGTATACATTTTTCTTTGGTTCAAAACATTTGCATTTCATCTAAATTGTActacttattattattttatttagttTAATTAACAACATGTGTAGAAATATTTTAGTACACAAATTTTGCCACTCCAACCCAGGGTCCTAACTCTGCCACTGCTATAATTCCATCCCAATGAATTCATTTTAATAAGCTTGTATCTAGACTTCATATGAAGTTTATTTCTTGTTGATTGCTTATCGGAAAAGGCAAATTTGCGGAGACATAACATTGGAGGCTTaaacttgaaattttcctttgttGATCGATAAGAAAAGCAacttaaaatgaagaaagctTATTAGTAGTTTGCTATTTTTTCACAGTAACTCCAGTGCACAAACACTAATACAAACTGAAGTGGGAGCAattaaatttgttttcaaaGTTGTCGAAATCTATTTAGAATATGCAATGGCCGTTGAGGTTTCGAGGAAGACGCCAACGGATGTTAATTGTTATGTTCAATTGTGGACTGGATCTCCACAATTATGTTAAATAGGGAAAAGCTTCTAACGTTAACGACCCTATACTTCTTTCGATGATTAGGTCACTtttcttctcttattttttttgataataaaaagtTTGCGTGAATTTGACTCTAATCACCATTATAAGTTAGGGTATATCCGCGTGATCATAAATCGCTTACAAAGGTTCTTAGATCACTAACATAACCCTCACATCAATAGCATGATTCGAAGAACACACGACCTTTTATGAGGATGTGGCCCGTTCTTACCAATTGAGCTAACTTTTATGCAATGGACTAGCGGGATTTGAACACACGACCATTTGATTACTTTTCAATAGTAAAGACTCTACAAGTTGACATTCTATAGTGTGTTTTAGTGAATTATACATGACTACATATGAATTATCTATACTGTATATCAAGTGGGAATCATGAATTTTGGCGTAAATgtttttttaatcacttttattTTATAGATATAAAATCGCAGGTAGAGGCATATTAAGTCGGGTTTCGTAGAATTTGGCAATTGATTACCAAAAGGCACATGTGGAACTTTCATTGCCACTGAAATAGTAAACTAAGCCTGCGCTTATCTTAATTAAcattattgttttaatttacttTCACAATATCGTCCAAACCTTCATTTATCCTATTAGCATTATTTCGATTTGCTTTCATTCATCTTAGACAGGACTAACCCACAGTAATTGAAACTTACTCGTAAGAAACTTCTGTCATTTCGACTTTCTCGATTGTTTAGAATTTCATGACCCTATAATACCATTTCCGCATTGCCTCCTACATTAAGTACCTGTATTTGTTCCTGCTTAACCAAGCAgcattttagtttttcttttgggGTTAAAGAAGGGGAGGAACGAGAATTAAGAAGCGGGATGGGGAGATGAGGGAAGGGAGATTTAAACCCAGAGACGTTAATTCTTAGAATCTCAACTTTAGTCATTAGACCAAATCCCCCTCGAATATTTACCTTAACTGATGAGCTACTTACCAGATATTGGAGCTCAAATTAGCTATTCAGCTAACGGTGACATTGCAGCTGTGCAAGTATGCTCCAATCATTTTTGATCCACCAGCCACACCAAAATCACTATGTAGCCCCTGACACAGTAACTGGACAAGCAGAATCTGCAGTTGCTACATGCATGAAAGCAGATGGTTGATATTTCTTTAGCACTGATATGCGCAACTGATTCATACTTCAACACCTTCCAACATAACTCAAAAGCATAGTCATATTTACAAGGCTAGACCTCACCAGTGAGGTGTAGCTTCACCTAGCTACACCTATAGAGAGGATGTATTCTAGTCAAACACTTGTAAGCACAAACTATGGATTCTATTTAAAAGCACTATATGACAATTGTAAAAgcataaacaaattaaacattCTCTTATTATGTTTCTATGGCCAAACCATCATGCACCCAATTTCTCATAATGACAAATGCCTTCTCtgcatcttcatcttcttcagGAGACTCAGGCCTGTGGACAAAACCATGGCCTCTTCCCTGAAAGACTACTATTTTTTGGTGCTCGATTTCTTTCCCAATATCTTTTAAATTGTTCACTGGACATAGTGGGTCATTGTCACCTGCAATAAACAGCACTGGTACCCTTATATTAGCTGCAGCTGAGGTACTAATTCCTGTTCCATAGAATGAGACCCCAACGCCAAAGCAGCCACCCTGGTCATGTGCAAGAATATCTATCACTTGGCCACCTCCAAAACAGAATCCAATGATGCCCAGTTTCTTTGTGATTCCTGCAGCAACAAATTCATTGACCATCCAATCTGCTGAGATAAAAATGTCTTTTGCAATATGTTCCGGATTTTGTCTAGCACGCCATTCTTCAAAGAGAGCTTTAGGCCTCTCTTTGGTCCATGGATCCCCGCGAAAAAGGTCTGGTACCAGAACACTGCCAAATGTTCACAAAGCAGCAGCAAAAAATCTTATCAGCAAAGGAATCTAAATGCACTCAGAACAGAACTCACCATGTCAAGCAAACATTTCTACAGAGATGTGTACAAGTACATTTTTGGCAATAAAAAGCAAGAAGGCATGATTACCAAGTAGTATTGTTGATTACTTGTGTAtttgttttttcttattttgattttctttttcttttttcgggTAAGTAAAAAATCGTTAATAGCCCTGGAGGTAGCAACATATAAGGCAGGTTCCAAGTTAATAACTCAAAGAAAAACACAAAGGAACACATTAGCCTAATTCCACCAATAACCTATAACAGAGTATACATATAAACAACCAGTATGTGACTAATACTGCAGAGAATTCCATGTCTTGCTTTCAGGTGTTCATGATTTCATGATTACCAGACTTTCTGAAGTGTGAATCATCTACCTATATCAACTGTTTGATACAATTATTCTTTtccaaaacattttttttgagCAACCTGTCAGCTCTTGCATCTTTATATGTTGAGGTTCACTAGAGAGGAGTATATTACAGAGAGTGGAAACTGGCATGGCCACCCGAACACTAGATTAAGGGGTCTTACTCAGTATGACTTGTGTCCTTGGGAAGTTTGCGTATGGCGTATGAAACTGTCATACACGTATTGAAGGTCTGTCACTCATTGAGTTAGACTGAGGAAAtgcttacaagtgagatcttGTTTTGGGTGAAGTTAAATTGAAGTAGTGTTACTGCAACTTACAGAAGGGAGTACCATGTCAACTACTACTCCATGACAAAATCTAGTTTCAGTCAAGTCACTAATTAGCAGCAATGCATAAGCTCGAAGGGGTAAATAACTCAGAAAAGCACAATATAATATTTCAACGTATGCAACGGGTACCATAATCAACTGGTACAATTGGCCTATAGATGTAAAGGATCTGGAGCCGTCCATGAATACTTCCAAGTTCACGCATCAAGTAAACCAATAATCCAATTCGAAGCACAACCAATAAACCATTGTCATTTAAACTTATTATACATCACTAAAGTAAGAGAACAACATACCTTTATATGGATATTTTAACTGAATGGCCAGATTATATGCTACAACTGTTAGTATAGGTATACATTTTGCAGCTAAAATAGTCTGTTTATATTCAGCTCAGATTGTTTATAGTAATTACCAATATTCAAGAGTGGA contains the following coding sequences:
- the LOC113712643 gene encoding uncharacterized protein isoform X1; its protein translation is MGWSGSIPLSWALPTTLCSSNFLFKQSCLPVPAFASHELHFPINEEANSDYEVSVVVQRSSINCSRSFWLSRTNKNSRICASQVKVEDTTEDETCELVNGVELSIGEGDDAINAYLCTAVKNNNGTGILLLSDVFGFEDSATRDFAYLVACNGYNVLVPDLFRGDPWTKERPKALFEEWRARQNPEHIAKDIFISADWMVNEFVAAGITKKLGIIGFCFGGGQVIDILAHDQGGCFGVGVSFYGTGISTSAAANIRVPVLFIAGDNDPLCPVNNLKDIGKEIEHQKIVVFQGRGHGFVHRPESPEEDEDAEKAFVIMRNWVHDGLAIET
- the LOC113712643 gene encoding uncharacterized protein isoform X2, producing the protein MGWSGSIPLSWALPTTLCSSNFLFKQSCLPVPAFASHELHFPRSSINCSRSFWLSRTNKNSRICASQVKVEDTTEDETCELVNGVELSIGEGDDAINAYLCTAVKNNNGTGILLLSDVFGFEDSATRDFAYLVACNGYNVLVPDLFRGDPWTKERPKALFEEWRARQNPEHIAKDIFISADWMVNEFVAAGITKKLGIIGFCFGGGQVIDILAHDQGGCFGVGVSFYGTGISTSAAANIRVPVLFIAGDNDPLCPVNNLKDIGKEIEHQKIVVFQGRGHGFVHRPESPEEDEDAEKAFVIMRNWVHDGLAIET
- the LOC113712791 gene encoding uncharacterized protein encodes the protein MAAVGANYNINISEITANMKAEGVQSPEMEAMVKALSDDTIWKTIEGFKGKDMSTQEKMINNMMASGGLAQLGIPVPEPVNPADPHVITSAKFAVEKQNENAGTSLVFIQVNVGLQWKIVIGTLYTLVLTTQDSKGTYTDYAVFLETFLGQKYLFWYKH